The following DNA comes from Miscanthus floridulus cultivar M001 chromosome 5, ASM1932011v1, whole genome shotgun sequence.
AGAATGCAAGGCACTTTATAGGGTCTGGGAGCATCTCTTAAGGTTTATTtttcagaaaattgtttgcttGAGGACACCCTCATGGACAGACTAGTGTTTATGACTTTATGTAGGCAAATTTGTTGATGAAATTAAAATCTGATCCTTCCTTTTGGTTTCTGTCATTCAGTTATTGAAGAGTGTtgggtttgtttccccaattaTATCTGAAATTGTAATGACAGAACATTGCCTGAGTTTGGTTCTATTGACTGTAGGAAAATTATTTAAAATGTTTATCTCTGTGGATGGATATTAGTTTATTATTTATTTGCCTCTATTTATTCCAAGAGGACCTTATCATCATTACTCCTTGATGCCAGGAAGCTTTAAAGTGGGTGACAGATCAGCCTGCTTGGCAACGTTCAGAAGGCAGAGATCATGTCATTCCTGTTCATCATCCATGGTCATTTAAGTCAGTCCGGAGATTTGTGAAGAAGGCAATATGGCTTCTACCTGATATGGACTCCACCGGGAACTGGTTTGATATTCATTGTTTGCCCATTTCCACTTTACCTTGGAAAACTACTTGAGTGCATCACTTTACCGTCTTATTTCAGGTATAAACCTGGACAGGTATATCTAGAAAAGGATGTCATCCTTccatatgttccaaatgttgATCTTTGTGATCATAAGTGTGTATTAGAAACTCAATTCAAAAGAAGTATATTGCTGTTCTTTCGAGGAAGACTGAAGAGAAATGCTGTAAGTCTCTTGGTAGCACTCCCTAGGTTTTTATTGTTTTGAATATATGCATGCAAACTTCCACTTTTACTTGCCGTACCCCCTTTGTAGATCGTCtaagttttgtcctaagtcaaatctctctaactttgaccaagtttattaaaaaaaatgcCTCAACATCTACAGCAtgaaattagtttcattaaatctGCCTATGCAATACGTCTTGATAGTGCATTTGATAGTGCATTTTTTTTGGTATTGTAGGggttaatatattttttttataaacttggtcaaagttaggagtttgacttaggacaaaactaaaatgaCCTACATTTTGGAACAGAGGGACTATGTTTGTATGTATCTATTTTGTTGACCTTTTTTTATCTCTTATTATAGGGAGGAAAGATCCGCAGTAAACTTGTGGAGGAACTAAAAAGTGCAGAAGACATAGTTATAGAAGAAGGTTCTGCTGGAGCTCAGGGAAAAGCAGCAGCTCAGGATGGCATGCGCAAGTCTCTCTTTTGCTTGAGTCCGGCTGGGGATACCCCATCTTCTGCTCGCCTGTTTGATGCAATTGTTAGTGGTTGTATTCCAGTTATAATAAGTGATGAGCTGGAGCTTCCATTTGAAGGAATACTTGACTATAGGGAGGTAAAGATGGCAATCCAGGCATCTTTTAATATCATTAACTAATGCAAGATACATTAAACAATTTCTTCTCATAGTGGTAAGGTATTTCAAGATAGGCACAAGCCCAAAATTTGATTAGCTGCACAGAAAATGAGGGACCTCTTGGTAGTTGAGTCCCCATAATAGAAACAAACACTGTACATCAGTACCCTTAACAGTAGCAGTGTAGAACTGATAGTTGCATATTTATTGATAAAATGACAGTTCTGGTAATCTGTTCTCCATGACTACAGATGATTTAAAAGTATAGTTAGTGACCTCTTTCCTTTGACATTTACGGACCTCGGGTATGATCAGTTCTTTAATGAGCTGAGATATAGCTCAACTGGACTAACTATCCATGGTTGCCTTGTCTTTTTATTTAACTGCATGCTTTATTAGCTAGTTATTGGAGCAGTTAAAAGTGGGATGATGGGAAATTGCAGTAATTTTACTGCTGCTAGTCTTGCCGCTGAGAGTGAACTTATTTGGCTCTCCGCCAAGAGCAAATTATTCCTTATTGGTACAAGTGAGCATGCCTTAGAAGGTTATCCTTTTAGGTTCTTTCCAACTCCCTAACCTAGGGTGCGCTCGGTACTGCTTGCTGTGGCTGCAGCCACAGCAAAGCAGTACCGAGCAAGCTGCTAGCTAAGTAAGGGTAGCAGAGATCCAAAAAGTACCCCTTGGTTTGGGCTCCAATAAGCCCTTGAGGCTAGGAGCTTCTAACATTCTAGTCACTCTGAAAAAAGGTGTACCTCAGGATTGTTTCGTTGATATGCACTTGCATTGTGATGTAACGAAGAAGGTGCCTTGGCTATAATGGTCACTATCAACAAAGGGGAGGTGTATTGGCGATACTGATCGAGAGTACACTAAAGAGAACATGCCTATCACAAACACTGTAATCCAAACTACTGTATGCTATGTGGatgcatgcagatgcagcagATTATGATCGCAGTATGCTGGAACGGCAATATCACAGTGTCAAGATTTCTTTTGACCCTGTGGTTGACTGGCTATAGCAGATATTTCATTGCATCTCACCGTTTCTCATGTCCATTTAAGCTGCCGTTGTTCAAAACACCTTTGCGCTCTATTGTGAATCTGCAATGCGAATAATGAGCTTTATCGTGCAGATAGCATTGTTTGTTTCATCGAGTGATGCTGTGCAACCTGGCTGGCTCGTGAAGTACCTAAGAGGAATCGATGCCAAAAGAATAAGAGAAATTCAGTCTAATCTTGTGAAGGTGATCTCTTTATCCAACTCTTAACTGTACATATAGACCTGAAGGTTCATTATTGATGACTAATAATTTACTCCTGATTCATTCACAGTATTCAAGACATTTTCTGTATTCAAGTCCTGCCCAGCCTCTTGGACCAGAAGACCTTACATGGAGGATGGTAATTTCGTTGACATTATTCTAGCAGTAGCATCCGTGAATGTGTATTATGGAATGTCTTATCTTGCTACATCATCTGTTTAGATTGATGACATTCCCGCTACTGCATGTTCAATTCTCCTAAGTTTTAAGGATGTTAACTGTTTCATTTGCAGCTGCATTTGTATTGCTCATAAATCTTGTGGGTTCTACTTATAGAGCACACGTTTTATTGTAATCATTTTGACATTTCAAACTAAAATGCAGATTGCTGGCAAGGTGGTAAATATCAAGTTGCAGATTCGGCGTTCTCAACGTTTGCTCAGAGAGTCAAGGAGCGTATGTACATGTGAATGCAGAGTTGGGAACACCACGAGGATGCTTTGACCAATATTTTCATTTGTGTCTCTAGACTTTTGTAGCATAGGCATTTTTTTTGTTACCAATGGGGCGAGCTTTGAGTTTGGCAAAATTTGCCAATGTATTTGTAAATGCAAGTATGCTGTATGCAACCGTAGTCATGTACACAATGTATCAGTTGGAGCTGCAAAGAGTGGTGATACTGTATTCCGAGAAATCTTAACATGGCAGAGATCCCCACTAGGCACTAGGGTTCTGTTTGCTTTACTCTGCCTGGCGCAGGCACCTAGGCGGCTGGGCCCAGGATGCAGCCTGGCAGGCGAGCTGCCTAGGCGAACTTATTTTGTAATTGTACGTAGTGTTATTTTCTTAATTACCGTACTCATTTTTTACAATAATTACCGTACACAATTAAAACAGCATCAAGCAAACGAACAACAACACTGTCTAGGCTAAATATAACATCAACTACGTTGGGTTTTACGGAACCTTTTCTGGTAAATTAATCAGGAAACCGTAAAACATATGGAATTACGGACAATCAACAAATGAATCCATTTGAGTTTTTTTACCCAGTTCGCTGCCGataagctatgactgaaagtaccattaactgatttgttgtgagaaaaatactgttcgttagctgaaaaagtacggcttataagctcaaaaatactgttcgttagctgaaaaagtacagcttataagcccAGTGAACAGGACGTTTGTTGGATCCAAAATCATGGGAGGCCGGAACAACAGGGAAAACAATCGAAACACCATCGTAAAGGCCCTCGTACATACATTCCAAGACACCAACTGAAACCAAACAATAAACGAGAGAACCAAACAATAAACGAGAGAGTTCAGATAACCATTCAACCATCATATGTCAGCATAACAGCGGTAATCTGAATATCTTACTTGAATTCATAGTTGACGACAAGGGTTCAGTAACTTCAGTTAAACCACCTGAAGGGCCAAAGCACTAAATGCTCTACAAGTCTACACACTATACAAAATTGATCTTGCAAGACCAACAATCTCCCCCCACAAAAGGAACAGTTGTGCGCTAATTGCTAAATGGGCATCTAAAAGCTTGACATTAATTAATTTAATGGTTCCACAACGACAGAGTGATGTAAGCCATTCGAACAGTCCTACTTTTCCTTCAGATTCCACCAAAAAGGATCTACAAAAAATGTAAGACCATTAGTAAGAGATCGGTCCACTACATGTTTCAACAAATATAAATGTCACATAAAATATTTTCACATGGACTGATAATTTTGGATGATGAAAATTCGATGCTGCCTTGCGACATTAGCTGTTGAATCAGCACAACAATTTGAAGTCAACGACGACGAGAATTTGTTAACAACAAAATcccattcttcagacaacagatATGGTCCTCGGCCTTCTGTCCAACATCATGAGACACAGTGCATGGATAAAACTTGTGCAGGATGGAAGATTCATCGACCGATAGACCAAAATTAACTAGCAGCATGGTTTCACAGTAAGAAACATCAACAGCAAACAAGCTAGACTGGAACAGTACCAACACAAACTGGTTGCCTATGAAAACTCAACCCCTTAGACGAAACAGGAACTTCATTGGTAACTAGAAGCATGGCTGATGCTCAGAACCGAAAAAAGATCAATAGAAGTTTTTACCTAGCTGATAGATTTGAATGTTGATAGATAGAATATGCATCTTCCACAGTCAGATAAAGAATCCCCGACAATTTGAGGATCCACAAAGGCAGTTCTTTGCTCTAGGAGACCGTACACCACTAGAATCAGCTCCAATGTCACCATAGTCATAAGTCAACTCTGTCATTGGAGGAATATGCTTCAAAGCAAAGAACATGATATGTGGCCGATGATCATCTTCATGGTCAAACTGAACTGGCTGCCAAAAGACGTTAGGAGCACAACTATGGTTCATGAAACGTGAGATGTTTCCCATTCTTTTAGCACTTATCTTAATGGGTAGAGTCTCAAAGGTACCAGCTGAAATATCTGTGCTTTGCTCCCCAATCAATTCAGGTCCGTAATTCCATTTTAATGTCCTCTCACCAGGGCACAACGTCTGAAATATATAATCATCTTCAATATCATTCAAATTAATTTTAGCATCATCAATAACCTCACCAACATACTCGCATATAAATGAACCAGCCCGTATAGCGTCCCATGAACGAAGACCCCAGCCTCGATTACCAGTTTTAAAGACCTCAAAGTGGATCCTAACTCCTTTCTGGGTCACTCTGTTACGGCAATTGAAAGAACACCGACAGGATTCACCGCATTCATAAACCATAGTCTTGCGGCATACAAGCAATCCCGATGAGCTGTAAGGTAAGCTGCCTCCATTACGCTGTGCACAACAGCAGTTGGCATCACCAGGCAGACAAACACTAAGGCATCTGCAACCCTCTAAAGGTTTCACAGAACTGAGTGGATTCAAGTGTTCGACCTGAGTGGTATAGGTGAAATGGTGTGGCCCTTTATCACTGTCAATGTCATTAACAAGAAACACTGGGAGATTTTCTGCACCAGATGATAGATCAGGATGTAAAAAGCTGCCTCTAGTTATTGGATTCTCTACCCATTTCTGGGACATCTTCCAGATTGCAACTCCATCAGGTTGTCCTGGCTCTCGCAGCAGCTTGTACTTGAAACAAAATATTCCACTCTTCGTTTTCTCCTTCCATGACTCGTGAATCCTATAGAGGCCATCATAAATATAAACCTTGCCAGTCAAGCAACCTGGATCCTTATAGCCCCGAACCACACGGATTACATTTTTTCTGGACAGGCTCCTTTCAAGAGCCAGGTTACCCCTCTCAAGCTTCTGGTCATGCCTCTCCTCACTGTTCTTGCTATTACCTCCTGAACCACTGTAAACCAGTACATCtgtatcatcatcattgttgtcATAACCACCTGCAGCAACAATACATATTGCAACAGAATCATCCTCATCAGCAAACTTGGCAGTCATATAGTCAATTCCGGCCATGCTAGGAGCATGCAGCCCGATAATACATAGCTCCATCCTGAAGTAGAAAATGTCCCCTATTTCAACTCCAGGAACAACCCCTATCCTCTTCCCAGAGTTGGCCCTGATATTACTGGCCATCATGATGGCACTAGCCTTCAGATCTGCACGTTTGTTAGTCTCTTGTGCCTCATCCAATTGGAGATGCCTACGCCGCAATGCCTCAAAGGTCATGAGAACTGCCTCCACAGTTTCCCTAGGATCATCAGATGGAGGAAGCAACGCATTCTCATTGTCAGCAGCAGCTTTCTTGTGAGAGGATTTGGGGCGCTTAACCTTCCTGCTGTTGGAGCTGTCACTTACCAAACGATCGCTCACATTGTATCCGCTGAGACGGGACGGCCTCTTGATCTTGCGTCCAGATGCTGATGTCTTGTTAGCAGCATAaggctcatcatcatcgtcattatcatcatcatcatcatcatctagtGATATAACAATAGGCTGTGTTGACCTGTAAGCTGAAATGGGGGTGGCGTCAATTGGGCCATTAGGATTGGCACTCACATCTGACGTCCAATCTGTTGCAGTCTGGCCTCCAGCAGAATCCTGCACACCagtggcgacattctggctaCCAAAAGCATCCTGATCACCAAAAGTGGCAGCCTTGCCACTACCAGTATTCTGATCACCAAATTTGTGAGCCTTGCCTCCACTAGCATCCTCGCTGCCGAAAGCGAAAAATGATTTGGCAGCAGAATTGTTCCAAGCACCAAAACCCCCTTGAAATTGTCCAGCAGGAGTGACGactatcaatggtggtgtggttgACTGGTTAAATGTATTGATACCCAGGGGTGCAGGGAACATTGGAGCCAATGTCCTCAAGGGCTTGACATCCAGAACATCATGTTCAGGAGTAGGCATGAAATTCGATGGATGGTTCATCTCAACCTGCAGCAGTTGAGTTTCTGTGTGAAGAAAGCACAGTTAATGATCATGTCATCAGTACCTGATTaacaaaaaataggaaaaaattaaacagtgtttaGAATTCACAAGTGACTTCCTAACTTATATTTGCACACTTCACCAAGCGACAGAGGAATATATCAGACTAAAGGATCATGGACAACACGTGGCTGCATAAGTGCATAACTAGCTGATTTGGTCTTGTCACAGAACACCTATTGTCTATTGATTTAGCCATTACAGAAAATTCAGGACATGACTGACGGCATTCTCATTTCCTAACAATGCTGAATCATCAATGATGGTTAGTTCTACCATTCAGGTGTCCGCTGAATTCCCATTTCTCAACCAGTGGTGCTTCACCTGAGTCACCTCTGGCTGATTCACCAAACCGGCAAACCCATTTGAAGCTCGGTCGGTAGGTAGGTTCCTCTCCCACTCTAGCATGCATGCCTCTCCTCCCCAAGACCAAACAAGTAGAACATTGAACAGCCAAATAAAACCCTCGTccccccaaaaccaaccaaccaaccaaaaaAGAAACCATCTTCATCCAACTAAAAAGAAAGTTTCAACAAAAATGTCTGCTTTGGACGCATGAACTCCAAGATTCCAAACTCGAATATGGCAAATTGTGTGTTTGTGATCGCAAACCATCAAATTTTCTCAGTACATACAGGAAACTACGATAGGAAGTAGGGGCTTTCCCCGGCAAATTTCGGAACTTTCAGACCTAAATAGGCTCTAGAAGGAAAAGAGGGGCGCGTGCAGCCTACCCAACGGCGGGTTCGCCAGGAAGTGCCGCGTTGAGGGTGGAGCAAAGCAACGCCCTTGGACTGGGGTACTGGCCCCCTAGCTTCCGGCACCGGCGGGGTCGGGGCCTCAGGGGCGAGAGATGAGAGCCGAAACGCGTGCGACGGTGCGAGAAGGGAATCAAAGACAAGCGACCGGATTGATTCGTGGAAGCGAGAGTTTGCAAGCGGAGGGCGACGGTCTCGAGAAGTCGCGCACCGATGTAGCAGTGCAAGGAACAAGGAAGGCCCCCTCACCTGATCACCGCTGCGGCAGCTTGGAGTGGGCGCGGACGAGCGGAGCGGAGGCTAGACGGACTCCATGACCGATGAGCGCGTGATCTCCTGGGCGGCGCTCTCGGCGGCGGGGGGAGGGACGGACGGAGGGAACTGGTTGTGGTTTTGGCACTTGGGGTGGGACGGTGGGTCGGGGTTTTTCTCCTCTTCTCCACTGGCTCCTCGGGGACAATGCTCGACCTTCTCGCTTTTGTGTCGTGTTACGTGTATCGTGTGACGGGGAAGGGGGCTGTGTGCGTCTGGTGTGTTCACTGTTGAGCGTCCCCGACGTGGCGTGTTCGATGTTTGCTCGTTTTACGAGTCATACTGTTCTACAAATGAACAGCGTTTTTTCTTTCAACATAAATCAGTAAACAGTATTTTTAGTTATAGTTTTCCAGCCAAACCAACATGGCCATAGCGCCGCAGCTCACATATACTGTTGCAAGTAATTTTGATTGTAAGTGAAACTCGAACTTTGATATATTTTTTTGGCTCCTATAGGAAATGACAACAAAATTGTTTTATCTCAAAAGAAAAAGATATTTTACAAAGAAAAAAAGGTTCCCATGAAAATGTTCAAGAAAAATATTTAGATCTAGAGCGTGCGAGAGAAAATTTCTTAGATGCCATCGAAAGCTATATCTATATACCATCCAAAATTATATCCTCACTTCATTgctattagttttattttttcctCCACTCGTGTGCCACTAATGTTAATTTGCAAATACATTACTGTTAAGTGAAAATTGAAAATGCAATTTTTACCTGTATTAGAAACATATGGAAGCATTTTCTTTTTGATCATTCAGTTCTTCCGTGTCAGTGCCCTCAAGAACATTTATTAGATATATCGGTGTTCCTGGTTTTTGTTCGCGCAACATTTAATTgttgaaaaaaatataaaattgaTACGAATGGCATATAATAAGGGATGAAAAAGCCTAAATGAATAGCAATAAAAAGAAGCTATAATTTCAACAAGTGGCATATAGTAAGAGATGAAAAAGTATGAAATGAATAGTAATGAAGGGAAGTCATAATTTTCAATGGCATATAAAGGATGTGCATAATTTTAGATGGCATTGATAGAATTTTCTCTAGGATGTAACTCACGTCCTATGATAGCACAACGCCCAATTCTAAGACGTATTAGGTTCGGTTGCAACATGCGGGACACGTTTGCTAATAAACATAAAATAGAAAAATCTAATGGAATTACTTATATTCGAACTCATAACTTAGCTTTAGATATGACAGGGATTTCTCCACCAAGCTATTGTTGTATTTGTAACTCTGGTGTATAAGTCATACTACCAGCAAATACTTTCGTCCATTGCACAGAAAAAAGCTATCAGATGTTCAAGAAAAACAACGACAAAAATGTTACATGCCTATTTATGTATTATTCTTTCTATAAATTTAAAATTATATGATTTATTTTATAATAATCATGGCATCTACAATATAAGTTAATGTTGACAATAATAGGATTATGTCCTATTAAGCTTATATCAATTAAAATACAACATTAATAGAATTTTTCTCTCTCACTGTAAAGTACCAAAATATTTTCTCATAAATATATCATAGCCAAATTTTCATTACTATCCAATTGTTTGATTAGCTGAATCATCAGTTGATCCAAATTTTAATAACAACAAGTTTAATTTTTTTAATCATAAGTACATCAACAACTTGGTGGTGGGATTTTTGTTTCTTAGAGAAAAGTCAATGGTTCAAAGGCCCACAATATTACATTTATTGTTTGTGACATTTATgagaaaaaagaaatcacaacATGAGCTACTAGAAAAGAAACAAATCCAGGAACCggacggagaaaaagaaaaaatggcaaaaaaaaaaaacaaattagggTAAGATAGATTGGATCTTGAGTCAACGGTACAACTGGTTTTACTAAACTAATCAAATCGCTAAGCGAGAGCTTAAGTGATTATTTGTCCATAGATACGCTAATGCCATCTTCACCTATTAAGATTGCAATATGGAGAATATGGAGAGGTAGTCACATCATATACTATGCTAACTAATCAAACTGCTAAGCGAGAGTTTAAGTGAGTCTTTGTCCATAGATACGCTAATGTCATCTTCACCGAAGATTGCAACATGGAGAATAGGGAGAGGTAGTCATATCATATACTATGTAAACATAAAGAGTTTTTGTGGTCCATCACTCTCTTCCATATCTATATGAATTATAGCAACATGTCCAGACATGGTATGAAGTCCGATTATAAGACAATTAAAACACATTAGATAAATCACCAAGCCTCTCATGCCAATATGATTTAGAGAAGCACTTGGCACAGTATGATGTCCGATTTCGAGATGCATTGAAAAGAATGACACAAAAAATAAATCTCTAAGTTGCAAGTCGTCAAGTAAGCATGCAAGAGATGTGTCTAATTGCAACGCATTCCCTCAAGAGAATGCAATTCTAGATCTAGGATGTGTCATACTTTCTTATGTTTGGCCAAATTTATAGAAattagtattaacatttatgttcCAAATATGTTTACAATAAAAATGTATCTCATAacaaatctaatgatatttatttggtatcataaatgttggtAGTTTCTTGTATAAATTTGGTAAAACTTGAAATAGTTTGATTTTGCATGAAgtgagaattgcatttttttttttggaacggagggagcatTCGCTAGTCAATTAGAACATCCCAAATCGAtacaaaagtttttttttatttgttgagTAAAAAGCTCTGACATGGATATACGATGTTCATGCCAAATCGATACCAACTTTTTTCCTTGATCGAGTACACATCTTTAAAATGGATATATGGCGTTCATGCCAAATTGATACCAACTTTTTTCCTTGAACGAGTACACAGCTTTAAAATGGATATATGGCGTTCATGCCAAATTGATACAAACTATTTTCCTGGTTGAGTACACAGCTTTAACACGGATATAGGACGTTCCTCCGAAATAAATGTTAAATAAACCGTAAAAATTTAGTAGGGGTCAAATTATGAGCTATGAGGATCGCTTCACTTTTAGGACGGTTGGTGTGGTAATTAAGTTTGATAGTACTAGAAAATATTGTGCGTGTTATCGTGGGAACTTCAAAGTGAATCGCTGCCTCTCTCCTGCTACCTAGCTGCTATGGATCGATCGTTGGGCTGATATCTTGATCTCTTGATTTCATCTAGTGTCCTAGTGAAGTATTGGATCATATGGTTCTGACCATGCTTGCTTGTGGCTTTATATAGGTGCAAATGCAATTTAATGTCTGAGCTTAGTGATTTGGTGGGGGCCTTGTGATGACGTGGATAGCTCCAGGATGAGATGAGATGGAATCTATAGTGGGGATTAGTTTTATAAGACACGAGATATAAATGGATGAGTTGACTATGAGATCAAAACTAAATTTGTGATATATGAAATCTGCATCTATCAGCTCGAGATATGAACATTTATTTTGTTTGGTAAGTCTTTAAGTTCCAAGGCTAGCCTCAATGCATGGTATCACATAGCTCTCTCTAGAGCTGTCATGTTATATAAATATAACTAtgatacgacaaccgctacaaaaATAAATTAATTTTCTTGAATAACCTAaatcaaactatcttaagtttgatcaattTTATAAGAAAGGTAACATCATCTATGACGCCAAATAAATAtactgtaaaaatatatgaatcatgtatctagtgatactaatttagtgtcataaatattattaaTCTTCTTTTCGTAAGTTCGATAAAACCTAAATTAGTTTGGTTTAGAACAACTTtagaatttgatttattttgggacagagggagtaccttAACTATATCTCTATCCTTGTTAACTTACTATCAATTCAGCAAAATCATAAGTGGTAGACTAATAAATGTATAGAATTATATCGTACTCCCTCCTTCCCTAAATACTATCATTAGGGAACAATTAGATGTTCCCAATTAACTGTCGTTGCCTATTCACGTGGGCCTCACCCATAGTTGTACCGCACTGTCGAGTAGGCATCCTTATCCCTTCACCTCCCCCACA
Coding sequences within:
- the LOC136453129 gene encoding histone-lysine N-methyltransferase, H3 lysine-9 specific SUVH1-like; this encodes MNHPSNFMPTPEHDVLDVKPLRTLAPMFPAPLGINTFNQSTTPPLIVVTPAGQFQGGFGAWNNSAAKSFFAFGSEDASGGKAHKFGDQNTGSGKAATFGDQDAFGSQNVATGVQDSAGGQTATDWTSDVSANPNGPIDATPISAYRSTQPIVISLDDDDDDDNDDDDEPYAANKTSASGRKIKRPSRLSGYNVSDRLVSDSSNSRKVKRPKSSHKKAAADNENALLPPSDDPRETVEAVLMTFEALRRRHLQLDEAQETNKRADLKASAIMMASNIRANSGKRIGVVPGVEIGDIFYFRMELCIIGLHAPSMAGIDYMTAKFADEDDSVAICIVAAGGYDNNDDDTDVLVYSGSGGNSKNSEERHDQKLERGNLALERSLSRKNVIRVVRGYKDPGCLTGKVYIYDGLYRIHESWKEKTKSGIFCFKYKLLREPGQPDGVAIWKMSQKWVENPITRGSFLHPDLSSGAENLPVFLVNDIDSDKGPHHFTYTTQVEHLNPLSSVKPLEGCRCLSVCLPGDANCCCAQRNGGSLPYSSSGLLVCRKTMVYECGESCRCSFNCRNRVTQKGVRIHFEVFKTGNRGWGLRSWDAIRAGSFICEYVGEVIDDAKINLNDIEDDYIFQTLCPGERTLKWNYGPELIGEQSTDISAGTFETLPIKISAKRMGNISRFMNHSCAPNVFWQPVQFDHEDDHRPHIMFFALKHIPPMTELTYDYGDIGADSSGVRSPRAKNCLCGSSNCRGFFI
- the LOC136450516 gene encoding probable arabinosyltransferase ARAD1, producing MAGKQFPSPAHSRPASASSRRLLAAGAASLVLLTASYFLLLSPSSHQPAPAILASPSATTSFLASLDRFLPDPHPSASASSAAPGELDAAIRVQEEARLYGDDPAWPAPAAGPLRVYVYEMASKFTYDLLRLFRDSYRDTDNLTSNGSPVHRLIEQHSIDYWLWADLIAPESQRLLKSVIRVQRQEEADIFYVPFFTTISYFLLEKQECKALYREALKWVTDQPAWQRSEGRDHVIPVHHPWSFKSVRRFVKKAIWLLPDMDSTGNWYKPGQVYLEKDVILPYVPNVDLCDHKCVLETQFKRSILLFFRGRLKRNAGGKIRSKLVEELKSAEDIVIEEGSAGAQGKAAAQDGMRKSLFCLSPAGDTPSSARLFDAIVSGCIPVIISDELELPFEGILDYREIALFVSSSDAVQPGWLVKYLRGIDAKRIREIQSNLVKYSRHFLYSSPAQPLGPEDLTWRMIAGKVVNIKLQIRRSQRLLRESRSVCTCECRVGNTTRML